A genomic region of Sandaracinaceae bacterium contains the following coding sequences:
- a CDS encoding HEAT repeat domain-containing protein yields MSELEEAMRSDDPEERRRATSALPSAPDGDRGALLIRALGDVDWRVRKEGARVAASVAEDWGLLPELVDGLCQGENVGLRNSALEVLERLGPRAANALLVALPRVPEAARKFVVAALGFAGGAGVEKLAELSRDAEPNTAQAAIEALARVGGDRAEEALRGHLEAEDPVQRLAALEGLERLQAQVSLDALAPLLGDRLVRRLALRILGYSEEPGAAATLLGALEDGGAASLEATVALGRLLTRGGPAAREMAKLAEGLSEPVRKHLRTVAQSGRDEARRAATWVLLLARDEHSLGAAAELAADDRLPPVALDVIRRWGGSAIRPLVDASSELSPRGRAIALQMASDLAARAEPAPDVLRSLRAALRALLSSDEATVVAAGAEALGRWAEPEDAKLLLRAARVFPEQVARAAGRALERLASSAPDAVEAELSSVPLDGQLGAALLPAVAALGGQSATDLLQATLNADDPRARRAAVMALPRLGGERAVELAGFALADEDVDVQVAAVTVLAQLSKSGGDLGVAPLRLALRASFEPVIAAAARALGQIRDRASIATMRELVSEGRPGVAVAAMEALRVMEDPALDDLLVEALGQEDEELVKEALRAIAQSEAPRREARIALALEHSAWDVRQLAASLLGQLGTDEARASLTKRRGREGDKGVRESIDSALDEPLEPGDDAEEGD; encoded by the coding sequence GTGAGCGAGCTCGAGGAGGCGATGCGGAGCGACGACCCGGAGGAGCGCCGCCGGGCGACCTCGGCGCTCCCCTCCGCGCCGGACGGGGATCGCGGCGCGCTGCTCATCCGCGCGCTCGGCGACGTCGACTGGCGGGTCCGCAAGGAGGGCGCGCGCGTCGCGGCCAGCGTGGCCGAGGACTGGGGGCTCCTGCCCGAGCTGGTCGACGGGCTCTGCCAGGGCGAGAACGTCGGGCTGCGCAACTCCGCGCTGGAGGTGCTCGAGCGGCTCGGCCCGCGCGCGGCGAACGCGCTGCTGGTGGCCTTGCCCCGGGTGCCCGAGGCGGCGCGCAAGTTCGTCGTCGCCGCGCTCGGCTTCGCGGGCGGCGCGGGCGTCGAGAAGCTCGCGGAGCTGTCGCGCGACGCGGAGCCGAACACCGCGCAGGCCGCCATCGAGGCGCTCGCCCGCGTGGGCGGCGATCGGGCCGAGGAGGCGCTGCGGGGTCACCTCGAGGCGGAGGATCCCGTGCAGCGCCTGGCCGCGCTCGAGGGGCTGGAGCGCTTGCAGGCGCAGGTGTCGCTCGACGCCCTCGCGCCGCTCCTGGGAGACCGACTCGTGCGCCGCCTCGCGCTGCGCATCCTCGGCTACAGCGAGGAGCCCGGCGCGGCCGCGACCTTGCTCGGCGCGCTCGAGGACGGAGGCGCGGCGTCGCTCGAGGCGACGGTCGCGCTGGGGCGCCTGCTCACCCGCGGGGGCCCGGCCGCGCGTGAGATGGCGAAGCTCGCCGAGGGCCTGAGCGAGCCCGTGCGCAAGCACCTGCGGACCGTGGCCCAGAGCGGGCGGGACGAGGCGCGCCGCGCGGCGACGTGGGTGCTGCTGCTGGCGCGCGACGAGCACAGCCTGGGCGCGGCGGCGGAGCTCGCGGCGGACGACCGGCTGCCTCCCGTCGCGCTGGACGTCATCCGTCGCTGGGGCGGCTCCGCGATCCGGCCGCTCGTCGACGCGTCGAGCGAGCTGTCCCCGCGGGGCCGCGCGATCGCGCTCCAGATGGCCAGCGACCTGGCCGCCCGCGCCGAGCCCGCGCCAGACGTCTTGCGGTCGTTGCGCGCCGCGCTCCGGGCGCTCCTGTCCAGCGACGAGGCCACCGTGGTCGCGGCGGGCGCAGAGGCGCTCGGCCGCTGGGCGGAGCCCGAGGACGCCAAGCTGCTGCTCCGCGCCGCGCGCGTGTTCCCCGAGCAGGTGGCTCGCGCGGCCGGCCGCGCCCTCGAGCGGCTCGCGTCCAGCGCTCCCGACGCGGTCGAGGCGGAGCTCTCGTCGGTGCCGCTCGACGGGCAGCTCGGCGCCGCGCTCCTCCCCGCCGTCGCCGCCCTCGGCGGGCAGAGCGCGACGGATCTGCTCCAGGCGACCCTCAACGCGGACGACCCGCGCGCGCGCCGCGCGGCGGTGATGGCCTTGCCGCGGCTGGGCGGCGAGCGCGCGGTCGAGCTGGCCGGGTTCGCTCTCGCCGACGAGGACGTCGACGTGCAGGTGGCGGCGGTCACCGTGCTCGCGCAGCTGAGCAAGAGCGGCGGAGACCTCGGCGTGGCGCCGCTCCGGCTCGCCCTGCGCGCGAGCTTCGAGCCCGTGATCGCGGCCGCCGCGCGCGCGCTCGGTCAGATCCGCGACCGCGCCTCGATCGCCACCATGCGTGAGCTCGTCAGCGAGGGGCGCCCCGGCGTGGCCGTCGCCGCGATGGAGGCGCTGCGCGTGATGGAGGATCCCGCGCTCGACGACCTGCTCGTGGAGGCGCTCGGTCAGGAGGACGAGGAGCTGGTCAAGGAGGCCTTGCGCGCCATCGCGCAGTCCGAGGCGCCGCGCCGCGAGGCCCGCATCGCGCTGGCCCTCGAGCACTCCGCGTGGGACGTGCGTCAGCTCGCCGCCTCGCTGCTCGGGCAGCTCGGGACCGACGAGGCGCGCGCCTCGCTCACGAAGCGGCGCGGCCGTGAGGGAGACAAGGGCGTGCGGGAGTCGATCGACTCCGCGCTGGACGAGCCGCTCGAGCCAGGTGACGACGCGGAGGAGGGCGACTGA
- a CDS encoding chemotaxis protein CheW, whose product MTGKVQKRATLVPSAPPKGRALKPSRANEISEFLAFGLGGEAFALPLNTVREILKVQPITEVPRARPYVLGILSVRGRITTVIDLRRRLRMADATSTKQSRILLVDSGDEIIGMLVDEVYQVYRLHEDEMEMAAVVAGDLSEYVFGIGRPGGGADGERETDDILILLDPEPLLKR is encoded by the coding sequence GTGACGGGCAAGGTCCAGAAGCGGGCCACGCTCGTCCCCTCGGCGCCGCCCAAGGGCCGCGCCCTCAAGCCGTCCCGGGCCAACGAGATCAGCGAGTTCCTCGCCTTCGGGCTCGGGGGCGAGGCGTTCGCGCTGCCCCTCAACACGGTGCGCGAGATCCTCAAGGTGCAGCCGATCACCGAGGTGCCGCGCGCGCGCCCCTACGTGCTCGGCATCCTCTCGGTCCGGGGTCGGATCACCACCGTCATCGATCTGCGTCGCCGGCTGCGCATGGCCGACGCGACCTCGACCAAGCAGTCCCGCATCCTGCTCGTGGACAGCGGGGACGAGATCATCGGCATGCTCGTCGACGAGGTCTACCAGGTCTATCGCCTCCACGAGGACGAGATGGAGATGGCGGCCGTCGTGGCCGGAGATCTCTCCGAGTACGTCTTCGGGATCGGTCGCCCCGGCGGGGGCGCAGACGGCGAGCGAGAGACAGACGACATCCTGATCCTCCTCGACCCCGAGCCGCTCCTGAAGAGGTGA
- a CDS encoding protein-glutamate O-methyltransferase CheR — translation MSILFDTGPPLQPEEFRLLRELINRFCGMTFSDDAQYVFERRLRDRVRELGLDDYTQYYHHLLYHPNAKAEMEAAVDALVTNETYFFREDYQLRAFRYEVLPQLREQLEAEGRKSLTLWSAGCSTGEEVYTLAILVEDSKLFEGWDVRIFGNDISRRVLAVARRATYSASSFRAMPPEYEQYFLEAPQGRQVVPHIRGMCHFGHLNLLDRDRSALIGRADAVFCRNVLIYFDERARSRVIDTFYERLYPGGYLFLGHSESLLNSTTAFELVHLSTDMVYRRPRTKISFGRKDESS, via the coding sequence GTGTCGATCCTCTTCGACACCGGCCCGCCGCTCCAGCCCGAGGAGTTTCGCCTCCTCCGCGAGCTGATCAACCGGTTCTGCGGCATGACCTTCTCGGACGACGCGCAGTACGTCTTCGAGCGGCGGCTGCGTGATCGCGTGCGCGAGCTCGGCCTCGATGATTACACGCAGTATTACCACCACCTCCTCTACCATCCGAACGCCAAGGCGGAGATGGAGGCGGCGGTCGACGCGCTCGTCACGAACGAGACGTACTTCTTCCGCGAGGACTACCAGCTCCGCGCCTTCCGCTACGAGGTCCTGCCGCAGCTGCGCGAGCAGCTCGAGGCGGAGGGCCGCAAGAGCCTGACGCTCTGGAGCGCCGGCTGCTCCACCGGTGAGGAGGTCTACACGCTGGCCATCCTCGTGGAGGACTCGAAGCTCTTCGAGGGCTGGGACGTGCGCATCTTCGGCAACGACATCTCGCGGCGCGTGCTCGCGGTGGCGCGCCGCGCGACCTACTCCGCGTCGAGCTTCCGCGCGATGCCGCCGGAGTACGAGCAGTACTTTCTCGAGGCGCCGCAGGGGCGGCAGGTCGTCCCGCACATCCGCGGCATGTGCCACTTCGGGCACCTCAACCTCCTCGACCGCGACCGCAGCGCGCTCATCGGTCGCGCGGATGCCGTATTCTGCCGGAACGTGCTCATCTACTTCGACGAGCGCGCGCGGAGCCGGGTCATCGACACCTTCTACGAGCGGCTCTACCCCGGGGGGTATCTCTTCCTCGGCCACAGCGAGTCTCTGTTGAACTCCACCACCGCGTTCGAGCTGGTGCACCTCAGCACCGACATGGTGTACCGCCGACCGCGAACGAAGATCAGCTTCGGCAGGAAGGACGAATCGTCGTGA
- a CDS encoding chemotaxis protein CheA: MTEDDDGDSVRNEFVAEAQEIIEALSRDLLLLDHGQKEGHPDPDLINSVFRGVHTLKGIAGMFGFADLGEVAHVLEDLLDQLRLGKVDLTQGVLDVLFEGVEVLQRLLSGGPDAPEADLAGFRGAVQAVIGTASEKPADFGPYDLDTGVLSVLTEYEEHRLRTNIEQGVPLYRLRVTFSLTSIDSDLEELKARAKPIAEIITYLPSMEGGDDDAIDLEVLLASRVVMDELRDALAAGGEALLEPVSQQSQNAARLTPPPPPSPTHETSHPPAVVPESAPPPVPQREMSADSLALRSVTKTVRVDISKLDHLMNVVGELAIVRSSVGKMLDRIRGDTENRALAAELHRVHRAFERHLDDLQDGILDVRMVPLGQTFDRLARAVRQVAREHGKEVRLQVSGADTEVDKLIVEELTDPLLHIIRNSIDHGIERAEERERMGKPTTGTLALNAYQKGNHVVIEVEDDGAGMNEEAILKSAVKRGAVTPEAGEEMARQEKLALIFLPGVSTAETVTDLSGRGVGMDVVKTHISRLGGVVDVQSQLQIGTKFTLTLPITLAIISALVVRTKGRTFCIPLTVVQEALILDPASVRRVEGHEVITLRGGTLPICRLEQHFGLAPMESEDDNGKEYVVVTALGQRRLGLVVTGLEGQQDIIIKPLGKSLSDVKGFAGATDLGDQRVVLVVDAPALLEEILAGPEMRTALTLGAPS, from the coding sequence GTGACGGAAGACGACGACGGCGACAGCGTCCGGAACGAGTTCGTCGCCGAGGCGCAGGAGATCATCGAAGCGCTCTCGCGCGATCTGCTCCTCCTCGACCACGGTCAGAAGGAGGGCCACCCGGATCCCGACCTGATCAACTCGGTCTTCCGAGGGGTGCACACGCTCAAGGGCATCGCCGGCATGTTCGGCTTCGCCGACCTGGGCGAGGTCGCGCACGTGCTCGAGGACCTGCTCGACCAGCTGCGCCTCGGCAAGGTCGATCTGACGCAGGGCGTGCTCGACGTGCTCTTCGAGGGCGTCGAGGTCCTGCAGCGCTTGCTCAGCGGCGGCCCCGACGCGCCCGAGGCCGACCTCGCCGGCTTCCGCGGGGCCGTGCAGGCCGTGATCGGGACCGCGTCGGAGAAGCCGGCCGACTTCGGCCCCTACGATCTCGACACCGGCGTGCTCTCGGTCCTGACCGAGTACGAAGAGCACCGCCTGCGCACCAACATCGAGCAGGGCGTCCCGCTCTACCGGCTGCGGGTCACCTTCTCGCTGACCTCGATCGACAGCGATCTCGAGGAGCTCAAGGCGCGCGCGAAGCCGATCGCGGAGATCATCACCTACCTCCCCTCGATGGAGGGGGGCGACGACGACGCCATCGACCTCGAGGTGCTGCTCGCGAGCCGCGTCGTCATGGACGAGCTGCGCGACGCGCTGGCCGCGGGCGGAGAGGCGCTCCTCGAGCCCGTCTCCCAGCAGAGCCAGAACGCGGCGCGCCTGACCCCGCCTCCGCCGCCGTCGCCCACGCACGAGACGTCACACCCGCCGGCCGTCGTGCCCGAGAGCGCGCCGCCGCCCGTCCCGCAGCGCGAGATGAGCGCCGACTCGCTCGCGCTCCGCTCGGTCACGAAGACCGTGCGCGTCGACATCAGCAAGCTCGACCACCTCATGAACGTGGTCGGCGAGCTGGCCATCGTGCGGAGCAGCGTCGGCAAGATGCTCGACCGGATCCGCGGCGACACGGAGAACCGCGCCCTCGCGGCGGAGCTCCACCGCGTCCACCGCGCCTTCGAGCGCCACCTCGACGATTTGCAGGACGGGATCCTCGATGTCCGCATGGTCCCGCTCGGGCAGACCTTCGATCGCCTCGCTCGCGCGGTCCGGCAGGTCGCGCGCGAGCACGGCAAGGAGGTCCGCCTCCAGGTCAGCGGCGCGGACACCGAGGTCGACAAGCTGATCGTCGAGGAGCTGACCGACCCGCTGCTCCACATCATCCGGAACTCGATCGACCACGGGATCGAGCGCGCCGAGGAGCGCGAGCGCATGGGCAAGCCGACCACGGGCACCCTCGCGCTCAACGCCTACCAGAAGGGCAACCACGTCGTCATCGAGGTGGAGGACGACGGCGCGGGCATGAACGAGGAGGCCATCCTCAAGAGCGCCGTCAAGCGCGGCGCGGTCACCCCGGAGGCGGGCGAGGAGATGGCGCGCCAGGAGAAGCTCGCGCTGATCTTCCTGCCCGGCGTCAGCACCGCCGAGACGGTCACGGATCTCTCCGGGCGCGGCGTCGGCATGGACGTCGTCAAGACCCACATCTCGCGCCTCGGCGGCGTGGTCGACGTGCAGAGCCAGCTGCAGATCGGCACCAAGTTCACGCTCACCCTCCCCATCACGCTCGCGATCATCAGCGCGCTCGTGGTGCGCACGAAGGGCCGGACGTTCTGCATCCCGCTGACCGTGGTGCAAGAAGCATTGATTCTCGATCCCGCCTCGGTGCGGCGCGTGGAGGGCCACGAGGTGATCACCCTGCGCGGCGGCACCCTGCCCATCTGCCGCCTGGAGCAGCACTTCGGGCTCGCCCCGATGGAGAGCGAGGACGACAACGGCAAGGAGTACGTCGTCGTGACCGCGCTCGGCCAGCGGCGCCTCGGCCTCGTCGTCACGGGCCTCGAGGGGCAGCAGGACATCATCATCAAGCCGCTGGGCAAGAGCCTCTCGGACGTCAAGGGCTTCGCGGGCGCGACCGACCTCGGCGATCAACGCGTCGTGCTGGTCGTCGACGCGCCCGCGCTGCTCGAGGAGATCCTGGCCGGACCCGAGATGCGGACCGCGCTCACGCTGGGGGCGCCGTCGTGA
- a CDS encoding chemotaxis protein CheW, translating to MVNLARRRGDRSKNLVGFTVGDVHYAVDIHRVREIITPLEVVPITHAPPAVLGVSDHRGEVVPIVDVRRRFGLPATQQTRRTKWIVVELGDRLAGLVVDGVTDVFGAGEPDQRSVPQIGVGDAARGISAVYIYDGKLVFVLDVDRIAAVTEVIDIEAMHGLIERGGA from the coding sequence ATGGTCAATCTCGCGAGACGACGCGGCGATCGCAGCAAGAACCTGGTGGGCTTCACCGTGGGTGACGTGCACTACGCCGTCGACATCCACCGGGTGCGAGAGATCATCACGCCGCTCGAGGTCGTGCCCATCACGCACGCGCCGCCGGCCGTGCTGGGCGTCAGCGATCACCGCGGCGAGGTCGTGCCCATCGTCGACGTGCGGCGTCGCTTCGGCCTGCCCGCCACCCAGCAGACTCGCCGCACCAAGTGGATCGTGGTGGAGCTCGGGGACCGCCTCGCGGGGCTGGTGGTCGACGGCGTCACCGACGTGTTCGGCGCGGGCGAGCCGGACCAGCGCTCGGTGCCGCAGATCGGCGTGGGCGACGCGGCCCGCGGCATCTCCGCCGTCTACATCTACGATGGCAAGCTCGTGTTCGTGCTCGACGTCGATCGGATCGCGGCCGTCACCGAGGTCATCGACATCGAGGCGATGCACGGCCTCATCGAACGGGGGGGCGCGTGA